One Henriciella litoralis genomic window carries:
- the flgK gene encoding flagellar hook-associated protein FlgK, translating into MSLSNAINVARTGLQASGLRADIVATNVANASTPGYVRRSVLLSESVAGGSTTGVGSDGIARSNDAALTAQRQGLTSDLAQASLIASTWQSLSARLGDTVDGTGLFNLMSGFESALSAAAASPESSVNANGVIDAAKAIVNEFRGLSQYITSERAEADLEIASGVETVNAALKQIEALNAKIASTDKSSSKAAALFDERQRVVDTISEYLPVETIERQNGAVDVMTKEGVFLVSGSARQIEFSASNTFGPSATLENGQLSGLSVDGLDLTPGASAYSAISSGLFGALFTLRDNELPNFSDQLDTVAADLVSRLSADDVDPTKPAGGFGLFVDPAPTAGAGLAGRISINAAVDPAQNGSLSRLRDGLGASTPGAVGNNSILSAMLNAVTDARSINSEGLQGSFSIAELTAALASRAGQNRVGSESILASTSAQHAIASEAEQSQTGVDVDQQMQDLLLIEQAYAANARVIEIANQMLQRLMEI; encoded by the coding sequence TTGAGCCTGTCTAATGCCATCAATGTCGCGCGTACCGGTCTTCAGGCTTCTGGCCTGAGGGCCGATATCGTCGCCACCAACGTCGCAAATGCGTCGACGCCGGGCTATGTCCGGCGTTCGGTGCTTTTGAGCGAATCTGTTGCTGGCGGCTCGACGACAGGCGTTGGGTCAGACGGGATTGCCCGCTCCAATGACGCAGCCCTCACCGCACAGCGCCAGGGGCTGACGAGCGATCTGGCCCAAGCCAGTCTCATCGCATCAACCTGGCAATCACTGTCAGCGCGGCTTGGAGATACCGTCGACGGAACCGGCCTTTTCAATCTGATGTCCGGTTTTGAATCCGCCTTGTCTGCCGCGGCAGCGTCCCCGGAATCTTCGGTGAATGCGAACGGCGTCATTGATGCGGCAAAAGCCATCGTCAATGAGTTTCGGGGCCTGTCGCAATACATCACCAGCGAGCGCGCAGAAGCTGATCTTGAGATTGCCAGCGGTGTTGAAACCGTCAACGCTGCGCTGAAGCAGATCGAAGCGCTTAACGCCAAGATTGCCAGCACGGACAAGAGTTCTTCAAAAGCTGCGGCCTTGTTCGATGAACGACAACGCGTCGTCGACACGATTTCAGAATACCTTCCCGTCGAAACCATCGAACGGCAGAACGGCGCGGTCGATGTCATGACCAAGGAAGGCGTCTTTCTTGTTTCAGGTAGCGCACGTCAGATCGAGTTCAGCGCGTCAAACACGTTTGGCCCTTCTGCGACATTGGAGAATGGTCAGCTGTCCGGTCTCAGCGTTGATGGGCTCGACCTGACACCCGGAGCCTCGGCCTATTCAGCGATTTCCAGCGGCCTGTTTGGCGCGCTCTTCACGTTGCGGGATAATGAGCTGCCCAACTTTAGCGATCAGCTTGATACGGTTGCTGCAGATCTCGTCTCGCGCCTTTCAGCAGACGATGTCGATCCCACGAAACCTGCTGGCGGATTTGGCCTGTTCGTCGACCCAGCCCCTACGGCCGGCGCCGGACTTGCCGGGCGGATCAGTATCAATGCAGCTGTAGACCCAGCCCAGAATGGAAGTCTCTCGCGGCTTCGCGATGGTCTTGGCGCGAGCACGCCCGGTGCTGTCGGGAACAATTCGATCCTGTCGGCCATGCTGAACGCCGTCACAGATGCCCGTTCGATCAATTCAGAAGGCCTTCAGGGCTCATTTTCGATCGCCGAACTTACAGCTGCACTTGCCTCACGGGCCGGGCAGAACCGGGTGGGCAGTGAATCCATCCTGGCGTCCACGTCCGCTCAGCACGCAATCGCTTCCGAAGCCGAACAGTCCCAGACAGGCGTCGACGTCGACCAGCAGATGCAGGACTTATTGCTCATCGAGCAAGCCTACGCGGCCAACGCCCGCGTCATCGAAATCGCAAACCAGATGCTGCAGCGTCTGATGGAGATCTGA
- a CDS encoding flagellin, giving the protein MIKNMIPMSLTTGKLSQNVSTLREQIKITSSEAVTGRQSDVTSHLSGRIGQAMLGQKALTDIANDTGLLDLRGSRLDIMQQTLTHVQENIGDLSTRMQEAIGFGDEMNKGTVARDARLELQSSLSALNARHGQRFLFSGDATSTPPFAGAEQLLGDLQILAAGSADSADFDQQLDAYFNSPDGGWQSTIYQGTASASDSEAVLAIDPAVTQVIRSLAVLSLSEPGGALEGLADPDTARQNAATSLLSGETRLTNLRAEVGIDQKRVADQKLNLEAEKTILTEALDSMTARDQYEAAAELKVLEQNLEASYLLTARLSGLSLLNFLR; this is encoded by the coding sequence ATGATTAAGAACATGATCCCCATGAGCCTGACGACAGGCAAACTCAGCCAGAATGTCAGCACCCTGCGCGAGCAGATCAAGATCACCTCCAGCGAAGCGGTGACCGGGCGCCAGTCGGACGTGACGAGCCACCTTTCCGGACGGATCGGCCAGGCTATGCTCGGTCAGAAAGCGCTCACCGATATTGCGAACGATACCGGACTGCTCGATTTGCGCGGAAGCCGTCTCGATATCATGCAGCAGACACTTACACACGTGCAGGAAAATATCGGCGACCTGTCGACGCGCATGCAAGAAGCCATCGGGTTTGGCGACGAAATGAACAAGGGCACTGTGGCTCGCGACGCGCGTCTGGAACTCCAGTCCAGTCTTTCTGCGCTCAATGCCCGCCATGGTCAGCGGTTTCTGTTCTCGGGCGATGCCACATCTACACCCCCCTTCGCTGGCGCCGAACAATTGCTGGGTGACCTTCAAATTCTTGCGGCAGGTTCGGCCGATAGTGCTGACTTTGACCAGCAGCTGGACGCCTATTTCAATTCTCCGGATGGTGGCTGGCAAAGCACCATCTATCAGGGCACGGCTTCAGCTTCGGACTCAGAAGCGGTGCTGGCAATCGATCCAGCGGTCACGCAGGTGATCCGCAGTCTTGCCGTTCTATCGCTGTCTGAACCCGGCGGGGCGCTCGAAGGTTTGGCCGATCCCGATACGGCCCGGCAGAACGCTGCCACGAGCCTGCTCTCAGGCGAAACAAGGCTTACCAATCTACGTGCCGAAGTCGGTATTGATCAAAAACGGGTTGCTGACCAAAAGCTGAACCTGGAGGCCGAGAAGACAATCCTGACCGAAGCCCTCGATTCCATGACTGCCCGTGATCAGTACGAGGCCGCTGCAGAGCTCAAAGTTCTCGAGCAGAACCTTGAAGCGTCCTACCTTCTCACAGCACGCCTGTCCGGCCTGTCACTCCTGAACTTCCTGAGGTAA
- a CDS encoding flagellar basal body P-ring protein FlgI gives MKQFLSILALLGVSLLVAPAPDASSQSRIRDIVDVEGVRQNDLIGYGIVVGLNGTGDTVRNSPFTEDSLTYMLERLGVNVQGEDIKPDNVAAVLVTATLPSFARNGSTLDVSVSSIGDAESLEGGTLILTPLKGADNEVYAVAQGSIIVSGLNVKAQGASERRGTPTTGAIPNGGRVEREIAYDFNGRQSLTLALRQPDFTTAARIEDTINGAFGSPVAFMRDPGTVDLDLRTLSGSPARILANIENLPVEVAVPARIVIDEQSGTIVLGEDVTISKVAIAQGNISIKVTETPVVSQPNPFGRGDSIVLPRSQISIEETGTDSIAMLNSNVTLSELISGLNALGVSPQEMADIIRTMKTAGALHADLIVR, from the coding sequence ATGAAACAGTTCCTCTCGATTCTTGCTCTGCTCGGGGTGTCATTGCTTGTCGCACCAGCGCCTGATGCGAGCAGTCAGTCCCGCATTCGGGACATTGTGGACGTTGAAGGTGTCCGCCAGAATGATCTCATCGGCTATGGTATTGTCGTTGGCCTGAACGGGACGGGTGACACGGTCCGGAACTCACCGTTCACTGAAGACTCCCTCACCTACATGCTTGAGCGGCTGGGCGTGAACGTCCAGGGCGAGGACATCAAACCGGACAATGTCGCCGCTGTGCTTGTGACAGCAACCCTGCCCTCTTTTGCCCGCAACGGCTCAACGCTCGACGTCTCGGTCTCATCCATCGGTGATGCTGAAAGCCTTGAAGGCGGCACGCTGATCCTTACCCCGCTCAAAGGGGCAGACAACGAGGTTTATGCGGTCGCTCAGGGCAGCATCATCGTATCCGGCCTCAACGTGAAAGCGCAGGGCGCAAGTGAACGTCGCGGGACGCCAACCACGGGCGCCATCCCAAATGGCGGGAGAGTCGAACGCGAGATTGCCTATGATTTCAACGGACGGCAATCTCTGACTCTGGCACTTCGCCAGCCTGACTTCACCACGGCCGCACGGATCGAAGACACCATCAATGGAGCCTTTGGTAGCCCTGTCGCTTTCATGCGGGACCCGGGCACAGTGGATCTGGACCTGCGCACGCTTTCAGGGTCTCCAGCGCGGATCCTCGCCAATATCGAAAACCTGCCCGTTGAAGTCGCGGTTCCTGCACGCATCGTCATCGATGAGCAATCAGGCACAATCGTCCTCGGTGAGGACGTGACGATCTCGAAAGTCGCGATTGCCCAAGGCAATATATCGATCAAGGTCACAGAGACCCCGGTCGTGTCTCAACCCAACCCGTTTGGGAGGGGGGATTCTATCGTCCTGCCTCGCTCACAGATATCAATCGAGGAGACAGGCACGGACAGTATCGCCATGCTGAACTCAAATGTGACACTGTCAGAGCTTATTTCCGGCCTCAACGCGCTTGGCGTCTCCCCACAGGAAATGGCCGATATCATCCGCACGATGAAAACGGCAGGCGCGCTGCATGCGGATCTGATTGTCAGATAG
- a CDS encoding FliG C-terminal domain-containing protein, whose translation MSSSAKTGSPKVTPLRPKGDTFKGPSLATITPAQRAAVVIAVLGETAARPIVEKLDDRALAQIAAELENISYLPREDLADIVMDFLSHLRQTSGAFRGGKTRSREIVEKLLDESRLSTVFGGGEDKSDKPVNTSDGVWDRLQQKPPAAIAAYLDRMTPNIVAMILRKLDTGVASEVVGHLDESKLDATMGHLIEADSADPEIDNVMARMIEIEFLNNADVHEEEDTSHLESIGEMLSLIPSDRRERVLSYLKSEHETKLESIEKVLFTIEGLPDMLARSSVPVVFRELGETKMVPLLSTLHGPSSAVSDYLLGNISSRLADQFRDQLNDPNRKPVEDEEATQREFLTSLMALKRRGLIVMEKAPKA comes from the coding sequence ATGAGTTCGAGCGCGAAAACGGGTTCGCCAAAGGTCACGCCGTTGAGACCGAAAGGTGACACGTTCAAAGGCCCCAGCCTTGCGACGATCACGCCGGCGCAACGCGCGGCCGTTGTCATTGCCGTGCTCGGCGAGACGGCAGCCCGCCCGATCGTGGAAAAACTCGACGACAGGGCGCTCGCGCAAATCGCAGCAGAGCTGGAGAACATTTCCTATCTGCCGAGAGAAGACCTCGCGGATATCGTGATGGATTTCCTGAGCCACCTTCGTCAGACGAGCGGCGCCTTCAGAGGCGGCAAAACCCGTTCAAGAGAGATTGTCGAAAAGCTTCTGGACGAGAGCCGGTTGAGCACAGTGTTCGGCGGCGGCGAAGACAAATCTGATAAACCCGTCAATACCTCAGACGGCGTCTGGGACAGGCTTCAGCAAAAACCGCCAGCGGCGATCGCTGCATATCTTGACCGCATGACGCCCAATATTGTCGCCATGATCCTGCGAAAGCTCGACACAGGTGTTGCCTCCGAAGTCGTCGGGCATCTCGATGAGAGCAAGCTCGATGCCACGATGGGGCATCTGATCGAAGCCGATAGCGCCGATCCCGAAATCGATAACGTCATGGCGCGCATGATTGAGATTGAATTTCTCAACAATGCCGACGTTCATGAGGAAGAAGATACCTCGCATCTGGAAAGCATCGGCGAAATGCTGAGCCTCATTCCGAGCGACCGGCGCGAGCGGGTTCTCTCGTATCTGAAGTCTGAACACGAGACTAAGCTCGAGAGCATCGAGAAAGTTCTCTTCACGATTGAGGGTCTACCAGACATGTTGGCGCGCAGTTCCGTGCCGGTCGTTTTCAGGGAGCTTGGCGAGACAAAGATGGTGCCGCTCCTGTCGACGCTGCATGGACCATCATCTGCTGTGTCAGACTACCTTCTGGGCAATATTTCCTCGCGCCTGGCTGATCAGTTCCGCGATCAGTTGAATGACCCCAATCGCAAGCCTGTCGAAGACGAGGAAGCGACGCAGCGCGAATTCCTGACCAGTCTTATGGCGCTTAAGCGCCGTGGGCTGATCGTGATGGAAAAAGCGCCTAAGGCCTGA
- the fliP gene encoding flagellar type III secretion system pore protein FliP (The bacterial flagellar biogenesis protein FliP forms a type III secretion system (T3SS)-type pore required for flagellar assembly.): MAILLRGQSAYLRALCLLGAALIFSFGAVAQDAANPIPDALGGLLGGDGEGGLSGSVIILFVLVTVLSLVPGLAMMVTCLPFLIIVFSFVRQALGVQQAPPNMMLMALAMFLTFFIMEPTFTEAWNSGIAPYTDGTITEEAAWQATTAPFREFMNARVDPETVPVLGEAINRPVAEGEAPPFSLLATSFMLSEIKHAFQIGFVIFLPFLVIDLVVASVLMAVGMMMVPPTVVSLPFKVGFFVLADGWLKITEALIRGYSG, encoded by the coding sequence ATGGCAATTCTGCTTAGAGGTCAGTCTGCGTATCTGCGCGCGCTATGTCTTCTGGGTGCGGCCCTGATCTTCAGTTTTGGCGCCGTTGCGCAAGATGCTGCCAATCCAATACCTGACGCGCTAGGCGGACTGCTCGGCGGGGACGGCGAAGGCGGCCTGAGCGGATCCGTCATCATCCTGTTCGTCCTGGTGACGGTGCTCAGCCTGGTGCCTGGCCTGGCCATGATGGTCACGTGCCTCCCTTTCCTGATCATCGTATTTTCGTTTGTGAGACAAGCGCTTGGCGTTCAGCAGGCCCCGCCAAACATGATGCTTATGGCGCTCGCCATGTTCCTGACTTTCTTCATCATGGAGCCAACCTTCACCGAAGCCTGGAACTCCGGGATCGCGCCTTACACAGATGGCACGATCACTGAGGAGGCCGCCTGGCAGGCGACAACTGCGCCCTTCCGCGAGTTCATGAATGCCCGCGTTGACCCTGAAACGGTGCCCGTCCTTGGCGAAGCGATCAATCGCCCTGTTGCCGAAGGCGAGGCGCCGCCTTTTTCCCTTCTGGCGACATCTTTCATGCTGTCAGAGATCAAGCATGCCTTTCAGATCGGTTTTGTTATCTTCCTTCCATTTCTTGTTATTGATCTGGTTGTAGCTTCGGTCCTGATGGCTGTCGGCATGATGATGGTGCCGCCGACGGTCGTTTCGCTGCCCTTCAAGGTCGGGTTTTTCGTCCTTGCCGATGGCTGGCTAAAAATAACCGAGGCCCTGATCAGAGGATATTCTGGATGA
- a CDS encoding FliM/FliN family flagellar motor switch protein yields the protein MANPEAAPKPNETEDRRDQSPVNQFRRSIYGVPVTVTVSIGQKRLSVSEVLALTPDSVIALTSRIEDPVSLMVDDKLIARGELIENEDGGLGVKITEIAEDADGNSA from the coding sequence ATGGCGAATCCTGAAGCCGCACCAAAACCGAACGAAACCGAAGATCGCCGCGACCAGAGCCCGGTCAATCAGTTCCGCCGCTCAATTTATGGCGTCCCAGTGACTGTCACGGTCTCCATCGGACAAAAGCGCCTTAGCGTTTCCGAAGTGCTCGCACTGACACCGGACTCGGTCATCGCGCTGACGTCGCGGATCGAGGATCCGGTCAGCCTGATGGTGGATGACAAGCTGATCGCACGGGGCGAGCTGATCGAGAATGAGGATGGCGGACTCGGTGTCAAAATTACCGAGATCGCGGAAGATGCAGATGGCAATTCTGCTTAG
- a CDS encoding FliH/SctL family protein gives MSEAVFARLPRFDLPAGNAGGLRSAKPKGPVLVEPEAAEQNEVSKAKAELAAKMSDVEVLLGSLNKAIETVRADADRQAKTAIVAISEQLFPKLSRRFLASEIEAHLEIMLPETAAHVEISANPALSEQLEDLLDQSAGLAGRCTVTPDEAARGARVDVSWKSGGLTFDFDGLLEACIGHLRTTHSAMGDKS, from the coding sequence ATGAGTGAAGCCGTCTTTGCGAGGCTACCAAGGTTTGACCTGCCTGCCGGGAATGCAGGCGGGCTTCGATCTGCCAAGCCAAAAGGTCCGGTTCTGGTTGAGCCGGAAGCGGCTGAGCAGAACGAAGTCTCCAAAGCCAAAGCCGAACTTGCTGCGAAAATGTCGGACGTTGAGGTTCTGCTCGGATCGCTCAACAAGGCGATCGAGACTGTTCGCGCCGACGCTGACAGGCAAGCGAAGACAGCTATCGTTGCCATTTCCGAGCAGTTGTTTCCAAAGCTGTCGCGCCGTTTTCTGGCGAGCGAGATCGAGGCTCATCTGGAAATCATGCTGCCGGAAACCGCTGCGCATGTTGAGATCAGCGCAAATCCGGCGCTCAGTGAACAACTGGAAGATTTGCTCGATCAGTCCGCTGGTCTTGCTGGCCGCTGCACCGTCACGCCTGATGAAGCCGCCCGCGGCGCGCGCGTCGATGTCTCGTGGAAGTCTGGCGGCCTGACTTTTGATTTTGATGGTCTGCTTGAAGCCTGCATTGGCCATCTCAGAACAACGCATTCAGCAATGGGGGATAAGTCCTGA